A region from the Sandaracinus amylolyticus genome encodes:
- a CDS encoding sigma-54-dependent transcriptional regulator, with the protein MTRALVVDDDAGVRYTLRGFLEDAGLDVDEAKDGADALARLEDHALVITDLRMPRMDGMELLRRIKARPDAPVVVMITAHGSERQAVDAMKLGAFDYFKKPFEPDELLAVVRRALESATLRADNTRLAGELNLARTMVFDSAPMSRLAVLVQRVAPRDVTVLITGESGTGKERVAEAIVRASSRRDRPYVRFNCAAITPDLAEAELFGHAKGAFTGAHRTRAGLFREADGGTLLLDEIGEMDGRTQAKLLRVLQEGEVRPVGEDRPVAVDVRIVAATHRDLAQLVSEGKFREDLLYRLKVVHLSVPPLRERPDDVPMLFRHFLDRYEERFGTGPLRVPDGVMERLVAYRWPGNVRELENAVESLVALSSDGEIDPSLLPDAGAPSASAPTSAGLKERVEAYERGLIVAALKECGGNRSEAARRLGISRATLHEKLNKYGLGAAEE; encoded by the coding sequence GTGACGCGCGCGCTGGTGGTCGACGACGACGCGGGCGTTCGTTACACGCTGCGCGGCTTCCTCGAGGACGCGGGGCTCGACGTCGACGAGGCGAAGGACGGCGCGGACGCGCTCGCGCGCCTCGAAGATCACGCGCTCGTGATCACCGATCTGCGCATGCCGCGCATGGACGGGATGGAGCTCCTGCGCCGCATCAAGGCGCGGCCGGACGCGCCGGTCGTCGTGATGATCACCGCGCACGGCTCGGAGCGTCAGGCTGTCGACGCGATGAAGCTCGGCGCGTTCGACTACTTCAAGAAGCCGTTCGAGCCCGACGAGCTGCTCGCGGTGGTGCGCCGCGCGCTCGAGAGCGCGACGCTGCGCGCCGACAACACGCGCCTCGCGGGTGAGCTGAACCTCGCGCGCACGATGGTGTTCGATAGCGCGCCGATGAGCCGCCTCGCGGTGCTCGTGCAGCGCGTCGCGCCGCGCGACGTGACGGTGCTGATCACCGGCGAGAGCGGCACCGGCAAGGAGCGCGTCGCGGAGGCGATCGTGCGCGCGTCCTCGCGCCGTGATCGACCGTACGTGCGCTTCAACTGCGCCGCGATCACGCCCGACCTCGCGGAGGCCGAGCTCTTCGGGCACGCGAAGGGCGCGTTCACCGGCGCGCACCGCACGCGCGCGGGGCTCTTCCGCGAGGCCGACGGCGGCACGCTGCTGCTCGACGAGATCGGCGAGATGGACGGGCGCACCCAGGCGAAGCTGCTGCGCGTGTTGCAAGAAGGCGAGGTGCGTCCCGTCGGCGAGGATCGCCCGGTGGCGGTCGACGTGCGCATCGTCGCGGCGACGCATCGCGATCTCGCGCAGCTCGTGAGCGAGGGGAAATTCCGCGAGGATCTGCTCTATCGGCTCAAGGTCGTGCACCTCTCGGTGCCCCCGCTGCGCGAGCGTCCCGACGACGTGCCGATGCTCTTCCGGCACTTCCTCGATCGCTACGAGGAGCGCTTCGGCACCGGACCGCTGCGCGTGCCCGACGGCGTGATGGAGCGGCTCGTCGCATATCGCTGGCCGGGCAACGTGCGCGAGCTCGAGAACGCGGTGGAGAGCCTCGTCGCGCTGTCGAGCGATGGCGAGATCGATCCCTCGTTGCTCCCCGACGCGGGCGCGCCGAGCGCGAGCGCACCGACGAGCGCCGGCCTGAAGGAGCGCGTCGAGGCCTACGAGCGCGGGCTGATCGTCGCGGCGCTCAAGGAGTGCGGCGGCAACCGCAGCGAGGCTGCGCGACGGCTCGGCATCTCCCGTGCGACGCTGCACGAGAAGCTCAACAAGTACGGCCTCGGCGCCGCGGAGGAGTAG
- a CDS encoding ABC transporter permease, with protein MTRTLTRVLAIAHKEVLHVLRDVRTLYLALGMPVVMLVLFGFGVSFDLDDIPLVVVDQDGTATSRELVRRMIASGELIEVARVDDPSEAEHLFVTGDAAAALIIPVGFADDLGAGRATELQLLVDGADNSTATNVLAKVDALVAVIGGDLAARGARPSPPIDTRVITWFNPQARSALYLVPGLAAYVLAIVAVLLTALTVAREWERGSMQQLFATPVSRLEIVVGKLLPYLGLGAIAVLLVLASGAWIFDVPMRGDPVALGVCALLFLVGMLGQGLLISVVTQNQMVATQVATMSSMLPSMLLSGFLFPIENMPLPLQVISNVVPARYFIDALRGVLLRGNGFAELWGDVLALAIFAMVVLAIATRRFKREIA; from the coding sequence ATGACCCGCACGCTCACCCGCGTCCTCGCGATCGCGCACAAGGAGGTGCTCCACGTCCTGCGCGACGTGCGCACGCTGTACCTCGCGCTCGGGATGCCGGTCGTGATGCTCGTGCTCTTCGGGTTCGGCGTGAGCTTCGATCTCGACGACATCCCGCTGGTCGTCGTCGATCAGGACGGCACCGCGACGTCGCGCGAGCTGGTGCGCCGCATGATCGCGAGCGGCGAGCTGATCGAGGTCGCGCGCGTCGACGATCCGAGCGAGGCCGAGCACCTCTTCGTCACCGGCGACGCCGCCGCCGCGCTGATCATCCCGGTCGGGTTCGCCGACGATCTCGGTGCGGGCCGCGCGACCGAGCTCCAGCTCCTCGTCGACGGCGCCGACAACAGCACCGCGACGAACGTGCTCGCGAAGGTCGACGCGCTGGTCGCGGTGATCGGCGGCGATCTCGCCGCGCGCGGCGCGCGCCCTTCCCCGCCGATCGACACGCGCGTCATCACCTGGTTCAACCCGCAGGCGCGCTCCGCGCTCTATCTCGTGCCGGGGCTCGCGGCGTACGTCCTCGCGATCGTCGCCGTCCTGCTCACCGCGCTCACCGTCGCGCGCGAGTGGGAGCGCGGCTCGATGCAGCAGCTCTTCGCGACACCGGTCTCGCGCCTCGAGATCGTCGTCGGCAAGCTGCTGCCCTACCTCGGGCTCGGCGCGATCGCGGTGCTTCTCGTGCTCGCGTCGGGCGCGTGGATCTTCGACGTGCCCATGCGCGGCGATCCCGTCGCGCTCGGCGTGTGCGCGCTGCTCTTCCTCGTCGGCATGCTCGGCCAGGGCCTGCTGATCAGCGTCGTGACCCAGAACCAGATGGTCGCGACCCAGGTCGCCACGATGAGCTCGATGCTGCCGTCGATGTTGCTCTCGGGGTTCCTCTTCCCGATCGAGAACATGCCGCTGCCGCTCCAAGTGATCTCGAACGTCGTGCCCGCGCGCTACTTCATCGACGCGCTTCGCGGCGTGCTCCTGCGCGGCAACGGCTTCGCCGAGCTCTGGGGCGACGTGCTCGCGCTCGCGATCTTCGCGATGGTCGTGCTCGCGATCGCGACGCGCCGCTTCAAGCGGGAGATCGCGTGA
- a CDS encoding type III pantothenate kinase, whose product MLLTIDVGNTHTVLGLWDGSKLAHDFRIESSKGRTSDEILVLLLTLMDVAGVDRRHVHASIVASVVPALTDPICHAARRAFGHETMQVGPGIKTGMPILYENPREVGADRIANAVAAYERCKSAVVVVDFGTGTNFDCVSPKGEFLGGVIAPGMQISAEALFSRAARLSRIPIAKPPRAIGRNTQHSVQSGIVFGYVGLVDGLVDRIRDEIEGPCRVLATGGLARLVAPESRTIEEVVPDLTLEGLRLLYERNQ is encoded by the coding sequence ATGCTCCTCACGATCGACGTCGGCAACACGCACACCGTGCTCGGGCTGTGGGACGGCTCGAAGCTCGCGCACGACTTCCGCATCGAGAGCTCGAAGGGCCGCACCAGCGACGAGATCCTCGTCCTGCTCCTGACCCTCATGGACGTCGCGGGCGTCGATCGACGGCACGTGCACGCGAGCATCGTCGCGTCGGTGGTGCCGGCGCTGACCGATCCGATCTGCCACGCCGCGCGTCGCGCGTTCGGGCACGAGACGATGCAGGTCGGCCCGGGCATCAAGACGGGCATGCCGATCCTCTACGAGAACCCGCGCGAGGTCGGCGCCGACCGCATCGCGAACGCGGTCGCGGCGTACGAGCGCTGCAAGAGCGCGGTCGTCGTCGTCGACTTCGGCACCGGCACGAACTTCGATTGCGTCTCGCCGAAGGGCGAGTTCCTCGGCGGCGTGATCGCGCCGGGCATGCAGATCAGCGCCGAGGCGCTCTTCAGCCGCGCCGCGCGCCTGTCGCGCATCCCGATCGCGAAGCCGCCGCGCGCGATCGGCCGCAACACGCAGCACTCGGTGCAGTCGGGCATCGTGTTCGGCTACGTCGGGCTCGTCGACGGGCTCGTCGATCGCATCCGCGACGAGATCGAGGGCCCGTGTCGCGTGCTCGCGACCGGCGGCCTCGCGCGCCTCGTCGCGCCGGAGTCGCGCACGATCGAGGAGGTCGTCCCCGACCTCACGCTCGAGGGCCTGCGCCTGCTCTACGAGCGCAATCAGTAG
- a CDS encoding sensor histidine kinase translates to MQAPASHPRTLEERAKALDDLEQLASSRVVGEIIRHRKRLAPVGLTIILGLSWVGPAVWRWTLLVFAVLSIASLGYFERRAWKDGRLSHGQMLATAWISGIAQLVVVFVLGGLAGPIAVALPLISVVMNLIAPTRFGMIFVAFVQVPTVWVFAAVQASGVLPDLVPSAWHGLFAPPGTPGWGPWFGAGFLSVVLLGGMAIGRALRTVLMQILREQVEDRDRELEMYEETTRALSQMTAEIAHELKNPLASIKGLAALVRKDLGGQTAERMDVLRREVDRLQLILDEFLSYSRPLVPIDEQHVDLHALTREVLELHEGIARQRDVRLVAPDGELHLRCDPRKIKRVLINLVQNAIEASPRDGEVRVAIERDGTNARIEVLDEGTGIASGADEKLFTVGFTTKDEGTGIGLALARGLARQHGGDLTLENRVDARGCVATLVLPPAPIVAQEVAS, encoded by the coding sequence TTGCAAGCACCCGCATCGCATCCCCGCACGCTCGAGGAACGCGCGAAGGCGCTCGACGATCTCGAGCAGCTCGCGAGCTCGCGCGTCGTCGGCGAGATCATCCGTCACCGCAAGCGTCTCGCGCCCGTCGGGCTCACGATCATCCTCGGGCTCTCCTGGGTCGGTCCCGCGGTCTGGCGGTGGACGCTGCTCGTCTTCGCGGTGCTCTCGATCGCGTCGCTCGGATACTTCGAGCGGCGCGCGTGGAAGGACGGACGGCTCAGCCACGGGCAGATGCTCGCGACCGCGTGGATCAGCGGGATCGCGCAGCTCGTCGTCGTGTTCGTGCTGGGCGGGCTCGCGGGGCCGATCGCCGTCGCGCTCCCGCTGATCTCGGTGGTGATGAACCTGATCGCGCCCACGCGCTTCGGGATGATCTTCGTCGCGTTCGTGCAGGTGCCGACGGTCTGGGTGTTCGCCGCGGTGCAGGCGTCGGGCGTGCTGCCCGATCTCGTCCCGAGCGCGTGGCACGGGCTCTTCGCGCCGCCGGGCACGCCGGGGTGGGGCCCGTGGTTCGGCGCGGGGTTCCTCTCGGTCGTGCTGCTCGGCGGGATGGCGATCGGCCGCGCGCTGCGCACCGTGCTCATGCAGATCCTGCGCGAGCAGGTCGAGGATCGCGATCGCGAGCTCGAGATGTACGAGGAGACGACGCGCGCGCTCTCGCAGATGACCGCGGAGATCGCGCACGAGCTCAAGAACCCGCTCGCGAGCATCAAGGGGCTCGCGGCGCTGGTGCGCAAGGATCTCGGCGGACAGACCGCGGAGCGCATGGACGTGCTCCGGCGCGAGGTCGACCGCCTGCAGCTCATCCTCGACGAGTTCCTCAGCTACTCGCGCCCGCTGGTCCCGATCGACGAGCAGCACGTCGATCTCCACGCGCTCACGCGCGAGGTGCTCGAGCTGCACGAGGGCATCGCCCGCCAGCGCGACGTGAGGCTCGTCGCACCGGACGGCGAGCTGCATCTCCGGTGCGATCCGAGGAAGATCAAGCGCGTGCTGATCAACCTCGTGCAGAACGCGATCGAGGCGAGCCCGCGCGACGGAGAGGTGCGTGTCGCGATTGAGCGCGACGGCACGAACGCGCGCATCGAGGTGCTCGACGAGGGCACCGGGATCGCGAGCGGCGCGGACGAGAAGCTGTTCACGGTGGGCTTCACCACGAAGGACGAGGGCACCGGCATCGGCCTCGCGCTCGCGCGTGGTCTCGCGCGGCAGCACGGCGGCGACCTCACGCTCGAGAACCGCGTCGATGCGCGCGGGTGCGTCGCGACGCTCGTGCTCCCGCCCGCGCCGATCGTCGCGCAGGAGGTGGCGTCGTGA
- a CDS encoding S8 family serine peptidase: protein MVVRIAVVALLVLLSGTARAQMPPRLARALASPRYPRQPLLSPAGAVGAPLVWARHGLGEGATICVIDTGVDPRHRDLRDADGHTRIEWLVDLERATPTGDHLELEARYGVAIHARATIDAALAAGTPLPGDRHGHGTAIASIAAGDDSGGDTPGPLAGVAPRASLIVVRTLRADAAGFEDDDVVRATELCFALTDDPARTVALLALGGHDGAHDASEPLSRALGAMAREGRALVVAAGNDGDRAIHATGRALPGAPARVTLHVPTPRTTDAHWVAMVVRGARDVSWVAPNGTSLRAREGEIAMTGHESGYLLLDARDAGAMRAVVGGGGADAMLHAGDYELVIEGRDVPFDAWIVEARLGATLGTATLDGVHVVPGESVTIPATTPEVIAVGASISHAEHGALALQARDDGSATFSARGPSSAGRPRPDVIAPGGFFAAALSSDLEPDDPWNLIGGSRPVLDRRRVDETHLVLEGSSAAAAVVAGAYALALATSPADLERDRALLATTTDATDATDAWTDTRGAGVLRVDRWLDARLAPDVARAIDPERSALSLTRTLALPRATDVHAIARVIDVDGAPVHGGELVLRTNGRVLARAAIAHGRAEAPITIDAPAGERVVIEGEASGIAIGASAIDVRVDESARGIAVPRGGAHCAIGARREGSLVWIVIALALLARRR from the coding sequence ATGGTCGTGCGGATCGCCGTCGTCGCGCTGCTCGTGCTCCTGTCGGGCACCGCGCGCGCGCAGATGCCGCCGCGGCTCGCGCGCGCGCTCGCCTCGCCACGCTACCCGCGCCAGCCGCTGCTCTCTCCGGCCGGTGCGGTCGGCGCGCCGCTCGTGTGGGCGCGCCACGGGCTCGGCGAGGGGGCGACGATCTGCGTCATCGACACCGGCGTCGATCCCCGCCATCGCGATCTGCGCGACGCCGACGGGCACACGCGCATCGAGTGGCTCGTCGATCTCGAGCGCGCGACGCCGACCGGCGATCATCTCGAGCTCGAGGCGCGCTACGGCGTCGCGATCCATGCACGCGCGACGATCGACGCCGCGCTCGCCGCGGGCACGCCGCTGCCTGGAGATCGACACGGGCACGGCACCGCGATCGCCTCGATCGCCGCGGGCGACGACAGCGGCGGCGACACGCCGGGGCCGCTCGCCGGCGTCGCACCGCGCGCGTCGTTGATCGTCGTGCGCACGCTGCGCGCCGACGCCGCGGGGTTCGAGGACGACGACGTCGTGCGCGCGACCGAGCTCTGCTTCGCGCTGACCGACGACCCGGCGCGCACCGTCGCGCTGCTCGCGCTCGGCGGGCACGACGGAGCGCACGACGCGAGCGAGCCGCTCTCTCGCGCGCTCGGCGCGATGGCGCGCGAAGGACGCGCGCTCGTCGTCGCGGCAGGCAACGACGGCGATCGTGCGATCCACGCGACCGGACGCGCGCTGCCCGGTGCGCCCGCGCGCGTCACGCTCCACGTGCCGACGCCGCGCACGACCGACGCGCACTGGGTCGCGATGGTGGTGCGCGGAGCGCGCGACGTGTCGTGGGTCGCGCCGAACGGCACCTCGCTCCGCGCGCGCGAGGGCGAGATCGCGATGACCGGTCACGAGAGCGGCTATCTGCTCCTCGACGCGCGCGACGCGGGCGCGATGCGCGCGGTGGTCGGCGGCGGCGGCGCGGACGCGATGCTGCATGCGGGCGACTACGAGCTCGTGATCGAAGGACGCGACGTGCCGTTCGACGCGTGGATCGTCGAGGCGCGCCTCGGCGCGACGCTCGGCACGGCGACGCTCGATGGTGTCCACGTCGTGCCCGGCGAGTCGGTCACGATCCCCGCGACGACCCCCGAGGTGATCGCGGTCGGTGCATCGATCTCGCACGCCGAGCACGGTGCGCTCGCGCTGCAGGCGCGCGACGACGGGAGCGCGACGTTCTCGGCCCGTGGGCCGTCGTCGGCCGGGCGTCCGCGTCCCGACGTGATCGCGCCGGGCGGGTTCTTCGCCGCCGCGCTCTCGAGCGATCTCGAGCCCGACGATCCGTGGAACCTGATCGGCGGCTCGCGCCCGGTGCTCGATCGGCGGCGGGTCGACGAGACGCACCTCGTGCTCGAGGGGAGCTCGGCCGCCGCAGCGGTCGTCGCCGGGGCCTACGCGCTCGCGCTCGCGACCTCACCCGCGGATCTCGAGCGGGATCGCGCACTCCTCGCCACCACGACCGACGCGACCGACGCGACCGACGCGTGGACCGACACGCGCGGCGCCGGCGTGCTGCGCGTCGATCGCTGGCTCGACGCGCGCCTCGCGCCCGACGTCGCGCGCGCGATCGATCCCGAGCGCAGCGCGCTCTCTCTGACGCGCACGCTCGCGCTCCCTCGCGCGACCGACGTGCACGCGATCGCGCGTGTGATCGACGTCGACGGCGCGCCGGTGCACGGCGGTGAGCTCGTGCTGCGCACGAACGGTCGCGTGCTCGCGCGCGCGGCGATCGCGCACGGGCGCGCCGAGGCTCCGATCACGATCGACGCGCCCGCGGGCGAGCGCGTCGTGATCGAGGGCGAGGCGAGTGGGATCGCGATCGGCGCATCCGCGATCGACGTGCGCGTCGACGAGAGCGCGCGTGGCATCGCGGTGCCGCGCGGCGGGGCACACTGCGCGATCGGCGCGCGGCGCGAAGGCTCCCTGGTGTGGATCGTGATCGCGCTCGCGCTGCTCGCGCGGCGACGCTGA
- a CDS encoding ABC transporter ATP-binding protein, with product MSAEHAITVDHLAKHFGAFKAVDDVSFHVERGEIFGYLGANGAGKSTTIRMLCGLLAPTAGRAIVADADVAREPEKVKRGIGYMSQKFSLYLDLTVRDNLEFFGGIYGASGKALRARIDEVLDHVGMRAHEDDLTGSLPGGLRQRLALGSALLHRPGIVFLDEPTAGVDPSSRRDFWTLIRGLAREGTTVFVTTHYMDEAEYCARIGLMVAGKLVALDTPAALKRDLVPGTMLRIEGALLSRALPALRAHDGVIGADGFGTGLHVRIDAARTSDEDVRAILASSGATIRSIERITPTLEDVFLAAADAGTEQRIRGAGA from the coding sequence ATGAGCGCGGAGCATGCGATCACGGTGGACCACCTCGCGAAGCACTTCGGTGCGTTCAAGGCGGTCGACGACGTGTCGTTCCACGTCGAGCGCGGTGAGATCTTCGGCTACCTCGGCGCGAACGGCGCCGGGAAGTCGACGACGATCCGCATGCTCTGCGGCCTGCTCGCGCCCACCGCGGGCCGCGCGATCGTCGCGGACGCCGACGTCGCGCGCGAGCCCGAGAAGGTGAAGCGCGGCATCGGGTACATGTCGCAGAAGTTCTCGCTCTATCTGGACCTCACGGTCCGCGACAACCTCGAGTTCTTCGGCGGCATCTACGGCGCGAGCGGCAAGGCGCTGCGCGCGCGCATCGACGAGGTGCTCGATCACGTCGGCATGCGCGCCCACGAGGACGACCTCACGGGCTCGCTCCCCGGCGGTCTCCGCCAGCGGCTCGCGCTCGGCTCCGCGCTCCTCCATCGGCCCGGGATCGTCTTCCTCGACGAGCCCACCGCGGGCGTCGATCCCAGCTCGCGCCGCGACTTCTGGACGCTGATCCGCGGCCTCGCGCGCGAGGGCACGACGGTGTTCGTCACGACGCACTACATGGACGAGGCCGAGTACTGCGCGCGCATCGGGCTGATGGTCGCGGGCAAGCTCGTCGCCCTCGACACGCCCGCCGCGCTCAAGCGCGATCTCGTCCCGGGCACGATGCTCCGCATCGAGGGCGCGCTGCTCTCTCGCGCGCTCCCCGCGCTGCGCGCCCACGACGGCGTGATCGGCGCCGACGGCTTCGGCACCGGCCTCCACGTGCGGATCGACGCCGCGCGCACGAGCGACGAAGACGTGCGCGCGATCCTCGCGTCGAGCGGCGCGACGATCCGCTCGATCGAGCGCATCACGCCGACGCTCGAGGACGTGTTCCTCGCGGCCGCGGACGCGGGCACCGAGCAGCGCATCCGAGGAGCGGGCGCATGA
- a CDS encoding HlyD family secretion protein — protein MKRVVAAGTVLVLLLVLALTLRIRAQREAQSGPPGGAGVVEAVAVDVGSRISGRIVQLHAREGAEVHAGDALLELDCLQERARLAEAEARIDAARAQLAGSLAAVQTASRSTVAASAAARAAEVRISAASVQQETYAREAARVASLGPAASAQSRDMAQSQAVGAETEVEAARAQSRATRAQISIARAQIDAADAQARAAASTLGAFEALRDLQRIAVDECVVRAPRDGVLEEVYFEAGEIVSPGAIVVRLVDLTEVRATFYLPNAELAEARTDRDAEVIADAWPDQRFAGRVITVANEAEFTPRNIQTRTDRDRLVYAIEVAVPNPERRLRPGMPVQVTLR, from the coding sequence ATGAAGCGCGTCGTCGCTGCCGGCACCGTCCTCGTCCTGCTCCTCGTGCTCGCCCTCACGCTCCGCATCCGCGCGCAACGCGAGGCGCAGAGCGGACCGCCGGGCGGCGCGGGCGTGGTCGAGGCGGTCGCGGTCGACGTGGGCTCGCGCATCTCGGGTCGCATCGTCCAGCTGCACGCACGGGAGGGCGCGGAGGTCCACGCGGGCGATGCGCTGCTCGAGCTCGACTGCCTTCAGGAGCGCGCGCGGCTCGCGGAGGCCGAGGCGCGGATCGACGCGGCGCGCGCGCAGCTCGCGGGCTCGCTGGCAGCGGTGCAGACGGCGTCGCGGAGCACGGTCGCCGCGAGCGCGGCGGCGCGCGCGGCCGAGGTGCGGATCTCGGCGGCGTCGGTGCAGCAGGAGACGTACGCGCGCGAAGCGGCGCGCGTCGCGAGCCTCGGGCCCGCGGCGTCGGCGCAGAGCCGCGACATGGCGCAGTCGCAGGCGGTCGGCGCGGAGACCGAGGTCGAGGCGGCGCGTGCCCAGAGCCGCGCGACGCGCGCGCAGATCAGCATCGCGCGCGCGCAGATCGACGCGGCGGACGCGCAGGCGCGCGCCGCGGCGAGCACGCTCGGCGCGTTCGAGGCGCTCCGCGACCTGCAGCGCATCGCGGTCGACGAGTGCGTGGTGCGCGCGCCGCGCGACGGAGTGCTCGAGGAGGTCTACTTCGAGGCGGGCGAGATCGTGTCGCCGGGCGCGATCGTGGTGCGGCTCGTCGATCTCACGGAGGTGCGCGCGACGTTCTACCTGCCGAACGCCGAGCTCGCGGAGGCACGCACCGATCGCGACGCCGAGGTGATCGCCGACGCGTGGCCCGACCAGCGCTTCGCGGGCCGCGTGATCACCGTGGCGAACGAAGCGGAGTTCACGCCGCGCAACATCCAGACGCGCACCGATCGCGACCGCCTCGTCTACGCGATCGAGGTCGCGGTGCCGAACCCCGAGCGCCGCTTGCGCCCCGGCATGCCGGTGCAGGTGACCCTGCGATGA
- a CDS encoding ABC transporter permease yields the protein MLAALRAVVTKEVRQTLRDKRMMALLIAAPVLQLVIFGNAVSFEIDRVPTVVVDHDRSAASRTFVQRLLADRTLELAGEALTADEAARALVTGRAAAAVVIEQDFARRIARGVPHEPATVQVIVDGTNPNKSSVAANAASRFSQVAAREAIGERLARLGASAPRITPAPSLEARVLYNPRLRTPIYMVPGIMAMLLLVVTTIITAMGLARERESGTLEQVLVTPVRPAVLIAGKMLPFAAIGLFDFGLAMAVGAYGFDMPIRGSLVLLSGVTLLYLVATLSAGLLISTISRTQQQAFMGGFLFMLPAALLSGIMTPIHAMPAWLQPLTLVNPLRHYAIAMRAVLLRGAGPEDLLPEILALAAIGGTLAVLAATRFRKTLA from the coding sequence ATGCTCGCCGCGCTGCGTGCCGTGGTGACGAAGGAGGTTCGCCAGACGTTGCGCGACAAGCGCATGATGGCGCTGCTCATCGCGGCGCCGGTGCTGCAGCTCGTCATCTTCGGCAACGCGGTGAGCTTCGAGATCGATCGCGTCCCCACGGTCGTCGTCGATCACGATCGCAGCGCCGCATCGCGCACCTTCGTGCAGCGCCTGCTCGCCGATCGCACGCTCGAGCTCGCGGGCGAGGCGCTCACCGCCGACGAGGCCGCGCGCGCGCTGGTCACCGGCCGCGCGGCGGCCGCGGTCGTGATCGAGCAGGACTTCGCACGCCGCATCGCGCGCGGCGTGCCGCACGAGCCCGCGACCGTGCAGGTCATCGTCGACGGCACGAACCCCAACAAGAGCAGCGTCGCGGCGAACGCCGCGTCGCGCTTCTCGCAGGTCGCGGCGCGCGAAGCGATCGGCGAGCGCCTCGCGCGCCTCGGCGCGTCGGCGCCGCGCATCACGCCCGCGCCCTCGCTCGAAGCGCGCGTCCTCTACAACCCGCGCCTCCGCACGCCGATCTACATGGTGCCCGGCATCATGGCGATGCTGCTGCTCGTCGTGACGACGATCATCACCGCGATGGGCCTCGCGCGAGAGCGCGAGAGCGGCACGCTCGAGCAGGTGCTCGTCACGCCGGTGCGCCCCGCCGTGCTCATCGCCGGCAAAATGCTCCCGTTCGCCGCGATCGGGCTCTTCGACTTCGGCCTCGCGATGGCGGTCGGCGCGTACGGGTTCGACATGCCGATCCGCGGCTCGCTCGTGCTGCTCTCGGGCGTGACGCTGCTCTATCTCGTCGCGACGCTGAGCGCGGGCCTGCTCATCTCGACGATCAGCCGCACCCAGCAGCAGGCGTTCATGGGCGGCTTCCTCTTCATGCTGCCCGCGGCGCTGCTCTCGGGGATCATGACGCCGATCCACGCGATGCCGGCGTGGCTCCAGCCCCTCACGCTGGTGAACCCGCTGCGGCACTACGCGATCGCGATGCGTGCAGTGCTCCTGCGCGGCGCCGGCCCCGAGGACCTGCTGCCCGAGATCCTCGCGCTCGCGGCGATCGGCGGGACCCTCGCGGTCCTCGCGGCGACACGCTTCCGCAAGACGCTGGCGTGA
- a CDS encoding ABC transporter ATP-binding protein encodes MSGLGITIDARDLVRDFGTKKAPVHAVRGLSLEVRRGELFGLVGPDAGGKTTTMRMIAGLVRPTSGMVRVLGEDPWKGAQKVRDALGLMPQEHSLYGDLSIEENMQFFSKLFCLSRAQYRERRERLLSITRLGAFTARRADALSGGMYKKLALMCALLHQPEVLLMDEPTNGVDPVSRRELWELIYELVDQGMTVLVSTPYMDEASRCHRVALVHQGRVLSEGDPNVLVRDLECPTAEVVGGDREAVHTILASLPEVLASSPAGAQLRVVIAPGASDRVAGAVRVAGASLAPAQPAFEDVFLAKVALAERQAA; translated from the coding sequence ATGAGCGGTCTCGGAATTACGATCGACGCGCGCGATCTCGTTCGAGATTTCGGAACGAAGAAGGCGCCGGTGCACGCGGTGCGCGGGCTCTCGCTCGAGGTGCGGCGCGGCGAGCTCTTCGGGCTCGTCGGTCCCGACGCCGGGGGCAAGACGACGACGATGCGCATGATCGCGGGGCTGGTGCGCCCGACGAGCGGGATGGTGCGCGTGCTGGGAGAAGATCCGTGGAAGGGCGCGCAGAAGGTCCGCGACGCGCTCGGCCTGATGCCGCAGGAGCACAGCCTCTACGGTGATCTCTCGATCGAGGAGAACATGCAGTTCTTCTCGAAGCTCTTCTGCCTCTCGCGCGCGCAGTACCGCGAGCGGCGCGAGCGCTTGCTCTCGATCACGCGCCTCGGCGCGTTCACCGCGCGCCGCGCCGACGCGCTCTCGGGCGGCATGTACAAGAAGCTCGCGCTGATGTGCGCGCTCCTCCACCAGCCCGAGGTGCTGCTCATGGACGAGCCGACGAATGGCGTCGATCCCGTCTCGCGCCGCGAGCTCTGGGAGCTGATCTACGAGCTCGTCGATCAGGGCATGACCGTGCTCGTCTCGACGCCCTACATGGACGAGGCGTCGCGCTGTCATCGCGTCGCGCTGGTCCACCAGGGGCGCGTGCTCAGCGAGGGTGATCCCAACGTGCTCGTGCGCGATCTCGAGTGCCCGACCGCCGAGGTCGTCGGCGGGGATCGCGAGGCGGTGCACACGATCCTCGCGTCGCTCCCCGAGGTGCTCGCGAGCTCGCCCGCGGGCGCGCAGCTGCGCGTGGTGATCGCGCCGGGCGCGAGCGATCGCGTCGCGGGCGCGGTGCGTGTCGCGGGCGCGAGCCTCGCGCCGGCGCAGCCGGCGTTCGAAGACGTGTTCCTCGCGAAGGTCGCGCTCGCGGAGAGGCAGGCCGCATGA